In Thermoplasmata archaeon, the sequence GAGCGAGCGGGGACGTGATGCGCGGTCTGACCCCGAGTGGGCCGGAAGGGCTTTGCCGCGACGAGAGGATGGGGCTGTCGGCATGCCATACGCGGGCGCCCATGGTCGCCGCGGGTCGCGGATCTTCTCCGTAGGAGCGATACTGCTCCTCATTTCGGCTGTCCTGGAGCTGAGGCTCTTTCTCGGCTACGGACTCGACCTCAACGCGTTCATCGCGCTCTTCGTGGTCGCCGCCATCGTGGCGCTCGCGGGCCTCGTCACCATGACGGTCGGCCTGCACCTTCGAAGGCCGGGGGAGAAGATTTTCGGCATCTGGCCGGACATGAACAGTCGACACAAAGGCATCGCTCTGGCGGTCCTCGGTGTCCTGCCACTCTTGGTTGGAATGTACTTCCTGTGGTTCGCATGCTCCGCCTCGGGCCTGATCGCCTCGTCCACCGCCGGAGCCTCCGCAACGGCGCTGGTCTGCGAGCCTTCCGTCAGCCTCGTAGGCATCGCGCTGGCGGCTCTGGGCGCTGACCTGATCGTCCTGGGCTTCCTGATCGTCCGGTGGGACAGAACCGGGTTCGCCAGAATCAGGTTTGCCAAAGCCCGCTTATTCCGGGACGGTCTCGAGGGAGGAACTGCTCCGCCCCGTTCGCCCCACAAGCGGCCTGAAGGGAAGCGTCGCCGAGCCGCGAACGAGAAGCCTGCAGGTCCTTAAGCGGTGTCGCATCGACTCGAGGGGCACATCAACGGGGCGCGGCTTGGTCCTCCACGGCTAGCCTCGAAGCGATTCGAGCTCCCGCCTCATGCGCCGGTTGAAACGGTTCCAGTCCGTGTGAATCAGCGAGGTCAGCACCGGCATGGGAAACAGGATCTGGAAGCCCTCCGGCTTGAGGCCGGAGCGCAGGAACCGCGTCCGTTCCGCGCACGTCATGGCATCCCACCACGCCCCCCGCATCACGCCTTTCCCCCCGGGGTCGGTTCGCAACAGGACCAATCGCCTCGAGGGCTGTACCGCCCAGATACCGAGTTCCATGACGCCCCGGGCCGGGTCCTCCCACGCACGGACCTCTCGGCTGGACTCGAGAGTATCTAGGTCGAGTCCACATACCAGGCAGGTCCGATGGGGCATCGTCCCATTCAGGCCGGTGCAGGCGAAGAACTTTGGGTTCGAGGCGCGCCGATGCGTTCCTCTCGAGAACCCAGAGTGTGCGCGACCTCATCCCGAAGACTTCGCAAAGGCCGTCACGGTCCTCGTGAACTCTTCGGGGTGGGTGATGTGGGGGTTGTGCCCGGTCTCGTCGTACGAGACCACCTTCGAACCGGGAATCGCCTGCGCCAGGATGTCGATGATGGCCCGTATCAACGGGGGACTCCGTCCGCCGTAGGAGAGCAGTGCAGGCCGTTGGAAACGGCCAAGCGCCTTCAGGTCGATGTTGGCGTCCGACGGGTTCCGCATCTCGTCGAGGAAGTTGTCTGCGTTTCGGATGAATGTCTCCTGCATCTGGGGAGGCATTCGATCCCATCCTCCCGGTCCCGCCATCAAGGTGTCCACGAACAGACGGGCCCCTCCCTCCCGATCGCCCGCCTCGAGGAGCTTCGCGACCGCCGCCCGTCGAATCCGTAGTGCGCTGAGCATGGGTGCGGTCGAGGGGTCATTGGCCAGCAGCCCCATGAGAGGAGGCTCATGCACGATCAGGCTACGAACGACCTGGGGCTGTGCGGCGGCCATCTTCAAGGCGACGATCGAACCGGTCGAGTGGCCGACCACGTGCGCCGGAACCATGCCTAGCCGAGTGAGCAGGGCCGCAGCGTCTGCGGCGTCCTCCTCGGTGCTTCCCTGCGTGGCCACCGTCTCGCTCTGTCCATGCCCTCTCCGGTCGTAGGTCACGACTCGGAAGGCGTGGGAGAGTCCAGGAACGACCGGATTCCAGTTGAGACGGTCGAACCAGGCGCCGTGGAT encodes:
- a CDS encoding alpha/beta hydrolase, with product MPVVRANGVNLYYERAGEHGEPMVLIHGAWFDRLNWNPVVPGLSHAFRVVTYDRRGHGQSETVATQGSTEEDAADAAALLTRLGMVPAHVVGHSTGSIVALKMAAAQPQVVRSLIVHEPPLMGLLANDPSTAPMLSALRIRRAAVAKLLEAGDREGGARLFVDTLMAGPGGWDRMPPQMQETFIRNADNFLDEMRNPSDANIDLKALGRFQRPALLSYGGRSPPLIRAIIDILAQAIPGSKVVSYDETGHNPHITHPEEFTRTVTAFAKSSG